The Toxoplasma gondii ME49 chromosome XII, whole genome shotgun sequence genome includes a region encoding these proteins:
- a CDS encoding acetyltransferase, GNAT family protein (encoded by transcript TGME49_219250~Predicted trans-membrane domain (TMHMM2.0):81-101): protein MNRREPASEMGARRQESASGASSADAVAAPRNHSRNERPSECLAFRLRAPSSSPSCSSSGKKRLLPSAWVATRGRRLLTRPFLQLCLLVLIVSILSQQFFLIPGLSADSRSSDSPADGATTPVHGDSQPTSKKEARQKVVSRADSSVAPQSPSSTIASRIAGRKETLQRLIEFDMFRDDDVEDVRSLLLRTDEYPVKYSSSTMQYFLRRPLFKQLSVVAREKQPAGPGQRRKIIGVAGTSLDDQGMANIMMLAIDSNYRRMGLGRELLRQSLELASLFARGSKRNPNPRYQIDRARLHVWVTQAPPLSLYLSTGFTPVEYLPNYYSSQNVQAGYDLQLSLPYRTVEERLRTAVAKQEKLIAALESKVEQLSFGPPGSGAAKIAKALPPVVVTPMREASSDEEQKVIAFLVAQNDKQLLQSAQVAFGNATLRNFAAFASSPTGNVVGALWLKNPVKDGVLSGIETIVDEDADPDAVLYLFEYLLLEAGKAEHGAIEKVINRIPAEDLAALIHHWESGFRLTNFFEVTGKEEEQWGDASGFDGLFEWRKDRRFEHEMTVSIPWTKPEEFALTQRVKLNKSRIILLSDAVKELQKNPPQTASTVGADPSASASSVKRTSLPPVELPAKTAEGPEPHKLFSETPGADPTEAVHAASPSGELVGESASSASAQGSEKTGGPGERRPEREALESGETAAAGKAKRKNGEQERPQGTGPSESQVGAKRQEEDGEGEFPFLQNCTALLLVATGFLLLILCWRRCWLKGGPIDNPASLHAAAGSEATACSRARRAEPGSPGSFSGMRPQAKKEGYAPVVLPLGIHEQFDDEA from the exons ATGAACCGTCGCGAACCCGCTTCCGAAATGGGAGCCAGACGCCAGGAGTCTGCCAgcggcgcttcttctgctgacGCCGTTGCCGCTCCTCGAAATCATTCCAGAAACGAACGCCCTTCAGAATGCCTGGCTTTCCGATTGCGCGcaccttcctcgtctccctcatGTAGTTCTTCCGGCAAGAAGAGACTCTTACCAAGCGCATGGGTCGCCACGCGTGGTCGACGGCTTCTCACCCGCCCATTTCTCCAGTTATGTCTTCTTGTCCTAATCGTCTCCATTCTCTCGCAACAGTTCTTTCTTATCCCCGGCCTCTCTGCCGACTCgcgaagcagcgacagccCCGCAGATGGTGCAACTACACCTGTCCACGGTGATTCCCAACCCACCTCCAAAAAGGAGGCCCGACAAAAAGTCGTCTCGCGGGCCGATTCTTCTGTTGCGCCGCAGTCGCCGTCCTCGACCATTGCCTCGCGAATCGCGGGTCGAAAAGAAACCCTCCAGCGCCTCATTGAATTTGATATGTTCCGCGACGACGATGTTGAGGACGTGCGCTCGCTGCTCCTCCGCACAGACGAGTACCCCGTCAAGTACTCCAGTTCGACAATGCAGTACTTCTTGCGCAGGCCGCTCTTCAAGCAGCTGAGTGTTGTCGCGCGCGAAAAGCAACCTGCTGGGCCCGGACAACGGAGAAAAATCATTGGAGTTGCAGGCACTTCCCTCGACGACCAAGGCATGGCGAACATCATGATGCTCGCCATCGACAGCAACTACCGAAGAATGGGACTCG GACGAGAACTCCTTCGCCAATCACTCGAACTGGCTTCCCTGTTTGCGAGGGGGAGCAAACGGAACCCGAATCCGCGCTACCAAATCGATCGAGCTCGTCTTCATGTGTGGGTTACCCAGGCTCCGCCGCTGTCCCTCTATCTGTCGACCGGCTTCACGCCTGTTGAGTACCTCCCGAACTATTACTCCTCCCAGAATGTGCAAGCAGGCTACGACCTCCAGCTCTCCCTCCCGTACAGAACTGTCGAGGAGAGGCTTCGCACGGCCGTCGCAAAACAAG AGAAACTGATCGCGGCGTTGGAATCGAAGGTGGAACAGCTGTCCTTCGGACCTCCTGGCAGCGGAG CGGCCAAGATAGCAAAGGCTCTTCCACCTGTCGTAGTCACCCCGATGAGAGAGGCCtccagcgacgaagagcagaaggTTATAGCGTTTCTCGTCGCTCAGAATGACAAGCAGTTGCTCCAGTCCGCGCAGGTGGCCTTTGGTAATGCGACCCTGCGGAACTTTGCCGCTTTCG CCTCCTCTCCAACTGGAAACGTGGTTGGAGCGCTGTGGCTGAAGAATCCCGTGAAGGACGGCGTGTTGTCGGGCATTGAGACAATTGTCGACGAGGACGCTGATCCAGACGCAG TTCTGTACCTCTTTGAGTACCTGTTGCTTGAGGCCGGGAAAGCGGAGCACGGCGCGATCGAGAAGGTGATCAACCGCATCCCTGCAGAGGACCTCGCTGCTCTCATTCACCACTGGGAGTCAGGATTTCGCTTGACAAATTTCTTCGAAGTCAcggggaaggaagaggaacagtggggagacgcgagcggcTTCGATGGCTTGTTCGAGTGGCGAAAAGACCGCCGTTTCGAACACGAAATGACTGTTTCGATTCCCTGGACAAAACCTGAGGAGTTCGCCCTCACGCAACGCGTCAAACTGAACA AGAGCCGCATCATCCTGTTGAGTGACGCAGTGAAGGAACTGCAGAAGAATCCGCCGCAGACGGCATCAACGGTGGGGGCAGATCCTTCGGCTTCAGCCTCGAGCGTCAAACGCACGAGTCTGCCACCTGTGGAACTGCCAGCAAAGACAGCGGAAGGGCCTGAGCCGCACAAACTCTTTTCCGAGACACCTGGAGCCGACCCCACAGaggcagtgcatgcagcgagtcCTTCGGGGGAGCTCGTTGGAGAGAgtgcttcgtctgcgtcggcgcaaggaagcgagaagacggggggaccaggggagagaaggccagagagagaagcgctcgagagtggagagacagctgcagcTGGAAAGGCCAAGAGGAAAAATGGAGAGCAAGAGCGGCCGCAGGGGACGGGGCCATCGGAGAGCCAGGTCGGAGCGAAGCGTCAGgaggaagacggcgaaggagagtttccctttctccagAATTGCACAGCGCTCCTACTGGTCGCCACAGGATTCCTCTTGCTTATTTTGTGCTGGCGACGGTGCTGGCTAAAAGGGGGTCCGATCGACAATCCggcgtcgctgcatgcggcggcAGGCTCAGAGGCCACCGCATGCAGCCGGGCGCGAAGGGCGGAGCCCGGGAGTCCGGGCAGCTTCAGCGGGATGCGCCCGCAAGCCAAGAAAGAGGGCTACGCTCCAGTAGTTTTACCGCTTGGCATTCACGAGCAGTTCGATGATGAAGCCTGA